A genome region from Leptodactylus fuscus isolate aLepFus1 chromosome 6, aLepFus1.hap2, whole genome shotgun sequence includes the following:
- the CLSTN1 gene encoding calsyntenin-1 isoform X3 → MPGMWRCSPACLLLVTGLVCGALATRVNKHKPWIETTYHGIVTENDNAVLLDPPLIALDKDAPLRYAESFEVTVTKEGEICGFKIHDQDVPFEAMVVDKSTGEGVIRSTEKLDCELQKDYTFTIQAYDCGKGPDGSNAKKSHKATVHIQVNDVNEYAPVFKEKSYKATVIEGKKYDNILKVEAVDADCSPQFSQICSYEIVTPDVPFTIDKDGYIKNTEKLNYGKERQYKLTVTAYDCGKKRATEDILVKISIKPTCKASWQGWSKRIEYEPGTGSLALFPGMHLETCDEPITSIQATVQLETSHIGKGCDRDTYSEKSIHRLCGASSSTAELLPPPSTAANWTQGLSTDNGHDSDQVFEFNGTQAVKVPDGIVTADLKEPFVISVWMRHGPGGRDKETILCNSDKTDMNRHHYSLYIHNCKLGFLFRQEPTEEKSYKPAEFHWKLNQACDKEWHHYVLTVDFPTVTLYVDGVSYDPFTVTEDYPLHPTKLDTQLVVGACWQGGEQHMTQFFRGNLAGLMIRSGKLESKKVIDCLYTCKEGLEFPPAEGVGKGIKINLSPSQSTLTLEGDDIDRFDQAMQHISYLNSRQFPTPGIRRLKITTTVKCFNEETCISVPDVDGYVMVLQPEEPKISVSGIDHFARSASEFESTEGVTLFPELRIISTITREVEAEGEGDEDPTVQESLVSEEIMHNLDTCEISVVGEALNPDQESLQLDLTHLQQKGMEMSSSSQGIVITGVDTMANYEEVLHLIRYRNWNTVSLFDRKFKVVCSELNGRYSSNEFQVEVNVIHTASPPEAPNHIISEALFVPSRHQSPDLLGHNPASTHSASVVPSAATIVIVVCVSFLVFMIILGVFRIRAAHQRTMRDQEGGKENEMDWDDSALTITVNPMETYEDQHSSEEEEEDDDDEDSEDGEDDDITSAESESSEEEEGEQEEDQQNVNRQQQLEWDDSTLTY, encoded by the exons AGAGTTTTGAGGTGACAGTCACCAAGGAAG GTGAGATCTGTGGTTTTAAAATTCATGACCAAGATGTACCGTTCGAGGCCATGGTGGTGGACAAATCCACTGGTGAGGGCGTGATTCGTTCCACGGAGAAATTAGACTGCGAATTGCAGAAAGATTACACCTTTACAATTCAAGCCTACGATTGCGGAAAAGGACCAGATGGCTCAAATGCAAAAAAATCTCACAA GGCAACCGTGCATATCCAAGTGAATGACGTGAACGAATATGCTCCGGTGTTTAAAGAGAAGTCCTACAAAGCAACAGTCATCGAGGGCAAAAAATATGACAATATTTTGAAGGTAGAAGCTGTGGATGCTGACTGCTCCCCCCAGTTCAGCCAGATCTGCAGCTATGAAATTGTGACACCTGATGTTCCCTTCACTATTGACAAAGATG GTTATATCAAGAACACAGAGAAGCTGAATTATGGAAAAGAACGTCAATATAAGCTCACAGTCACTGCCTATGACTGCGGGAAGAAAAGGGCCACTGAGGATATATTGGTCAAGATCAGCATTAAACCAACTTGTAAAGCAAGTTGGCAAG GTTGGAGTAAAAGGATAGAGTATGAACCTGGTACTGGATCATTGGCACTGTTCCCTGGAATGCATCTGGAGACATGTGATGAGCCCATCACTTCCATTCAAGCCACCGTACAACTGGAAACCAGTCACATTGGCAAAGGGTGCGACCGAGATACCTATTCTGAGAAATCTATTCACAGACTATGTG GGGCCTCATCCAGCACTGCTGAGCTGCTGCCACCTCCCAGTACCGCTGCCAACTGGACCCAGGGGCTGTCCACCGATAACGGCCATGACAGTGACCAGGTGTTTGAGTTTAATGGTACCCAAGCTGTCAAGGTTCCTGATGGTATTGTAACTGCTGACCTGAAAGAGCCATTTGTCATATCTGTGTGGATGAGGCATGGACCAGGAGGGCGAGACAAGGAAACAATCCTTTGTAATTCTGACAAGACAG ACATGAATCGACACCATTACTCTCTCTACATCCACAACTGCAAACTGGGATTCCTGTTCCGACAAGAACCTACAGAAGAGAAATCCTATAAACCCGCAGAGTTCCACTGGAAGTTGAATCAG GCCTGTGACAAGGAATGGCATCACTATGTCCTAACTGTTGACTTTCCCACTGTCACTCTCTATGTTGATGGCGTTTCATATGACCCCTTTACGGTGACTGAGGATTACCCACTACATCCTACAAAGCTGGACACCCAACTGGTGGTCGGTGCTTGCTGGCAAG GAGGGGAGCAGCACATGACCCAGTTCTTCCGAGGAAACCTCGCAGGGTTGATGATTCGTTCTGGCAAGCTAGAAAGCAAGAAGGTGATTGATTGTTTGTATACCTGTAAAGAGGGCCTGGAATTCCCACCTGCGGAGGGAGTTGGTAAAGGCATCAAG attaaccTAAGTCCCAGCCAGTCTACTTTGACACTGGAAGGAGATGATATTGACCGATTTGACCAAGCAATGCAACATATTTCCTACTTAAATTCTCGCCAGTTCCCCACCCCTGGTATCAGACGTCTTAAGATCACAACTACAGTGAA GTGCTTTAATGAGGAGACTTGTATCAGCGTCCCTGATGTTGACGGCTACGTCATGGTGCTACAGCCAGAGGAGCCCAAAATCAGTGTCAGTGGCATTGACCATTTTGCCCGTTCTGCATCTGAGTTTGAGAGCACAGAAGGGGTGACCCTGTTCCCTGAGCTGCGGATTATCAGTACCATCACACGTGAGGTGGAGGCAGAGGGAGAAGGAGATGAGGACCCTACAG TGCAAGAGTCTTTGGTGTCAGAGGAAATCATGCACAACTTGGACACGTGTGAGATTAGCGTGGTGGGGGAGGCCTTGAATCCTGACCAAGAGAGTCTCCAGCTGGACCTGACCCACCTGCAGCAGAAGGGGATGGAGATGAGTTCTTCCAGTCAAGGCATTGTTATCACAG GTGTTGATACGATGGCGAATTACGAAGAGGTGCTACATCTGATCCGTTACAGGAACTGGAATACAGTCTCTCTATTTGACAGAAAATTTAAAGTGGTTTGTTCTGAACTGAATGGGCGTTACAGCAGCAATGAATTCCAGGTGGAG GTGAATGTGATCCACACTGCCAGCCCCCCAGAGGCTCCAAATCATATAATATCAGAGGCTTTGTTTGTTCCATCCCGGCATCAGTCTCCGGATCTGCTGGGTCATAACCCTGCCAGCACACACTCAGCATCAG TGGTTCCTAGTGCTGCCACCATCGTCATTGTAGTTTGTGTCAGTTTCCTCGTCTTCATGATCATTCTGGGAGTGTTTCGTATTCGTGCCGCCCATCAGCGCACCATGCGTGACCAAGAGGGTGGCAAAGAGAATGAAATGGATTGGGATGACTCCGCTCTTACTATCACTGTGAACCCCATGGAG ACCTATGAAGACCAACACAGcagtgaggaggaagaggaggatgatgatgatgaggacaGTGAAGATGGAGAAGATGACGATATAACCAGTGCTGAatctgagagcagtgaggaagaaGAAGGCGAGCAGGAGGAGGACCAGCAGAATGTCAACCGGCAGCAGCAGCTGGAGTGGGACGACTCCACTCTGACCTATTGA
- the CLSTN1 gene encoding calsyntenin-1 isoform X1: MPGMWRCSPACLLLVTGLVCGALATRVNKHKPWIETTYHGIVTENDNAVLLDPPLIALDKDAPLRYAESFEVTVTKEGEICGFKIHDQDVPFEAMVVDKSTGEGVIRSTEKLDCELQKDYTFTIQAYDCGKGPDGSNAKKSHKATVHIQVNDVNEYAPVFKEKSYKATVIEGKKYDNILKVEAVDADCSPQFSQICSYEIVTPDVPFTIDKDGYIKNTEKLNYGKERQYKLTVTAYDCGKKRATEDILVKISIKPTCKASWQGWSKRIEYEPGTGSLALFPGMHLETCDEPITSIQATVQLETSHIGKGCDRDTYSEKSIHRLCGASSSTAELLPPPSTAANWTQGLSTDNGHDSDQVFEFNGTQAVKVPDGIVTADLKEPFVISVWMRHGPGGRDKETILCNSDKTDMNRHHYSLYIHNCKLGFLFRQEPTEEKSYKPAEFHWKLNQACDKEWHHYVLTVDFPTVTLYVDGVSYDPFTVTEDYPLHPTKLDTQLVVGACWQEYSGSGNVSEPMTESDAGGEQHMTQFFRGNLAGLMIRSGKLESKKVIDCLYTCKEGLEFPPAEGVGKGIKINLSPSQSTLTLEGDDIDRFDQAMQHISYLNSRQFPTPGIRRLKITTTVKCFNEETCISVPDVDGYVMVLQPEEPKISVSGIDHFARSASEFESTEGVTLFPELRIISTITREVEAEGEGDEDPTVQESLVSEEIMHNLDTCEISVVGEALNPDQESLQLDLTHLQQKGMEMSSSSQGIVITGVDTMANYEEVLHLIRYRNWNTVSLFDRKFKVVCSELNGRYSSNEFQVEVNVIHTASPPEAPNHIISEALFVPSRHQSPDLLGHNPASTHSASVVPSAATIVIVVCVSFLVFMIILGVFRIRAAHQRTMRDQEGGKENEMDWDDSALTITVNPMETYEDQHSSEEEEEDDDDEDSEDGEDDDITSAESESSEEEEGEQEEDQQNVNRQQQLEWDDSTLTY; encoded by the exons AGAGTTTTGAGGTGACAGTCACCAAGGAAG GTGAGATCTGTGGTTTTAAAATTCATGACCAAGATGTACCGTTCGAGGCCATGGTGGTGGACAAATCCACTGGTGAGGGCGTGATTCGTTCCACGGAGAAATTAGACTGCGAATTGCAGAAAGATTACACCTTTACAATTCAAGCCTACGATTGCGGAAAAGGACCAGATGGCTCAAATGCAAAAAAATCTCACAA GGCAACCGTGCATATCCAAGTGAATGACGTGAACGAATATGCTCCGGTGTTTAAAGAGAAGTCCTACAAAGCAACAGTCATCGAGGGCAAAAAATATGACAATATTTTGAAGGTAGAAGCTGTGGATGCTGACTGCTCCCCCCAGTTCAGCCAGATCTGCAGCTATGAAATTGTGACACCTGATGTTCCCTTCACTATTGACAAAGATG GTTATATCAAGAACACAGAGAAGCTGAATTATGGAAAAGAACGTCAATATAAGCTCACAGTCACTGCCTATGACTGCGGGAAGAAAAGGGCCACTGAGGATATATTGGTCAAGATCAGCATTAAACCAACTTGTAAAGCAAGTTGGCAAG GTTGGAGTAAAAGGATAGAGTATGAACCTGGTACTGGATCATTGGCACTGTTCCCTGGAATGCATCTGGAGACATGTGATGAGCCCATCACTTCCATTCAAGCCACCGTACAACTGGAAACCAGTCACATTGGCAAAGGGTGCGACCGAGATACCTATTCTGAGAAATCTATTCACAGACTATGTG GGGCCTCATCCAGCACTGCTGAGCTGCTGCCACCTCCCAGTACCGCTGCCAACTGGACCCAGGGGCTGTCCACCGATAACGGCCATGACAGTGACCAGGTGTTTGAGTTTAATGGTACCCAAGCTGTCAAGGTTCCTGATGGTATTGTAACTGCTGACCTGAAAGAGCCATTTGTCATATCTGTGTGGATGAGGCATGGACCAGGAGGGCGAGACAAGGAAACAATCCTTTGTAATTCTGACAAGACAG ACATGAATCGACACCATTACTCTCTCTACATCCACAACTGCAAACTGGGATTCCTGTTCCGACAAGAACCTACAGAAGAGAAATCCTATAAACCCGCAGAGTTCCACTGGAAGTTGAATCAG GCCTGTGACAAGGAATGGCATCACTATGTCCTAACTGTTGACTTTCCCACTGTCACTCTCTATGTTGATGGCGTTTCATATGACCCCTTTACGGTGACTGAGGATTACCCACTACATCCTACAAAGCTGGACACCCAACTGGTGGTCGGTGCTTGCTGGCAAG AATATTCAGGAAGTGGAAATGTCAGTGAGCCCATGACAGAGAGTGATGCAG GAGGGGAGCAGCACATGACCCAGTTCTTCCGAGGAAACCTCGCAGGGTTGATGATTCGTTCTGGCAAGCTAGAAAGCAAGAAGGTGATTGATTGTTTGTATACCTGTAAAGAGGGCCTGGAATTCCCACCTGCGGAGGGAGTTGGTAAAGGCATCAAG attaaccTAAGTCCCAGCCAGTCTACTTTGACACTGGAAGGAGATGATATTGACCGATTTGACCAAGCAATGCAACATATTTCCTACTTAAATTCTCGCCAGTTCCCCACCCCTGGTATCAGACGTCTTAAGATCACAACTACAGTGAA GTGCTTTAATGAGGAGACTTGTATCAGCGTCCCTGATGTTGACGGCTACGTCATGGTGCTACAGCCAGAGGAGCCCAAAATCAGTGTCAGTGGCATTGACCATTTTGCCCGTTCTGCATCTGAGTTTGAGAGCACAGAAGGGGTGACCCTGTTCCCTGAGCTGCGGATTATCAGTACCATCACACGTGAGGTGGAGGCAGAGGGAGAAGGAGATGAGGACCCTACAG TGCAAGAGTCTTTGGTGTCAGAGGAAATCATGCACAACTTGGACACGTGTGAGATTAGCGTGGTGGGGGAGGCCTTGAATCCTGACCAAGAGAGTCTCCAGCTGGACCTGACCCACCTGCAGCAGAAGGGGATGGAGATGAGTTCTTCCAGTCAAGGCATTGTTATCACAG GTGTTGATACGATGGCGAATTACGAAGAGGTGCTACATCTGATCCGTTACAGGAACTGGAATACAGTCTCTCTATTTGACAGAAAATTTAAAGTGGTTTGTTCTGAACTGAATGGGCGTTACAGCAGCAATGAATTCCAGGTGGAG GTGAATGTGATCCACACTGCCAGCCCCCCAGAGGCTCCAAATCATATAATATCAGAGGCTTTGTTTGTTCCATCCCGGCATCAGTCTCCGGATCTGCTGGGTCATAACCCTGCCAGCACACACTCAGCATCAG TGGTTCCTAGTGCTGCCACCATCGTCATTGTAGTTTGTGTCAGTTTCCTCGTCTTCATGATCATTCTGGGAGTGTTTCGTATTCGTGCCGCCCATCAGCGCACCATGCGTGACCAAGAGGGTGGCAAAGAGAATGAAATGGATTGGGATGACTCCGCTCTTACTATCACTGTGAACCCCATGGAG ACCTATGAAGACCAACACAGcagtgaggaggaagaggaggatgatgatgatgaggacaGTGAAGATGGAGAAGATGACGATATAACCAGTGCTGAatctgagagcagtgaggaagaaGAAGGCGAGCAGGAGGAGGACCAGCAGAATGTCAACCGGCAGCAGCAGCTGGAGTGGGACGACTCCACTCTGACCTATTGA
- the CLSTN1 gene encoding calsyntenin-1 isoform X2, with translation MPGMWRCSPACLLLVTGLVCGALATRVNKHKPWIETTYHGIVTENDNAVLLDPPLIALDKDAPLRYAGEICGFKIHDQDVPFEAMVVDKSTGEGVIRSTEKLDCELQKDYTFTIQAYDCGKGPDGSNAKKSHKATVHIQVNDVNEYAPVFKEKSYKATVIEGKKYDNILKVEAVDADCSPQFSQICSYEIVTPDVPFTIDKDGYIKNTEKLNYGKERQYKLTVTAYDCGKKRATEDILVKISIKPTCKASWQGWSKRIEYEPGTGSLALFPGMHLETCDEPITSIQATVQLETSHIGKGCDRDTYSEKSIHRLCGASSSTAELLPPPSTAANWTQGLSTDNGHDSDQVFEFNGTQAVKVPDGIVTADLKEPFVISVWMRHGPGGRDKETILCNSDKTDMNRHHYSLYIHNCKLGFLFRQEPTEEKSYKPAEFHWKLNQACDKEWHHYVLTVDFPTVTLYVDGVSYDPFTVTEDYPLHPTKLDTQLVVGACWQEYSGSGNVSEPMTESDAGGEQHMTQFFRGNLAGLMIRSGKLESKKVIDCLYTCKEGLEFPPAEGVGKGIKINLSPSQSTLTLEGDDIDRFDQAMQHISYLNSRQFPTPGIRRLKITTTVKCFNEETCISVPDVDGYVMVLQPEEPKISVSGIDHFARSASEFESTEGVTLFPELRIISTITREVEAEGEGDEDPTVQESLVSEEIMHNLDTCEISVVGEALNPDQESLQLDLTHLQQKGMEMSSSSQGIVITGVDTMANYEEVLHLIRYRNWNTVSLFDRKFKVVCSELNGRYSSNEFQVEVNVIHTASPPEAPNHIISEALFVPSRHQSPDLLGHNPASTHSASVVPSAATIVIVVCVSFLVFMIILGVFRIRAAHQRTMRDQEGGKENEMDWDDSALTITVNPMETYEDQHSSEEEEEDDDDEDSEDGEDDDITSAESESSEEEEGEQEEDQQNVNRQQQLEWDDSTLTY, from the exons GTGAGATCTGTGGTTTTAAAATTCATGACCAAGATGTACCGTTCGAGGCCATGGTGGTGGACAAATCCACTGGTGAGGGCGTGATTCGTTCCACGGAGAAATTAGACTGCGAATTGCAGAAAGATTACACCTTTACAATTCAAGCCTACGATTGCGGAAAAGGACCAGATGGCTCAAATGCAAAAAAATCTCACAA GGCAACCGTGCATATCCAAGTGAATGACGTGAACGAATATGCTCCGGTGTTTAAAGAGAAGTCCTACAAAGCAACAGTCATCGAGGGCAAAAAATATGACAATATTTTGAAGGTAGAAGCTGTGGATGCTGACTGCTCCCCCCAGTTCAGCCAGATCTGCAGCTATGAAATTGTGACACCTGATGTTCCCTTCACTATTGACAAAGATG GTTATATCAAGAACACAGAGAAGCTGAATTATGGAAAAGAACGTCAATATAAGCTCACAGTCACTGCCTATGACTGCGGGAAGAAAAGGGCCACTGAGGATATATTGGTCAAGATCAGCATTAAACCAACTTGTAAAGCAAGTTGGCAAG GTTGGAGTAAAAGGATAGAGTATGAACCTGGTACTGGATCATTGGCACTGTTCCCTGGAATGCATCTGGAGACATGTGATGAGCCCATCACTTCCATTCAAGCCACCGTACAACTGGAAACCAGTCACATTGGCAAAGGGTGCGACCGAGATACCTATTCTGAGAAATCTATTCACAGACTATGTG GGGCCTCATCCAGCACTGCTGAGCTGCTGCCACCTCCCAGTACCGCTGCCAACTGGACCCAGGGGCTGTCCACCGATAACGGCCATGACAGTGACCAGGTGTTTGAGTTTAATGGTACCCAAGCTGTCAAGGTTCCTGATGGTATTGTAACTGCTGACCTGAAAGAGCCATTTGTCATATCTGTGTGGATGAGGCATGGACCAGGAGGGCGAGACAAGGAAACAATCCTTTGTAATTCTGACAAGACAG ACATGAATCGACACCATTACTCTCTCTACATCCACAACTGCAAACTGGGATTCCTGTTCCGACAAGAACCTACAGAAGAGAAATCCTATAAACCCGCAGAGTTCCACTGGAAGTTGAATCAG GCCTGTGACAAGGAATGGCATCACTATGTCCTAACTGTTGACTTTCCCACTGTCACTCTCTATGTTGATGGCGTTTCATATGACCCCTTTACGGTGACTGAGGATTACCCACTACATCCTACAAAGCTGGACACCCAACTGGTGGTCGGTGCTTGCTGGCAAG AATATTCAGGAAGTGGAAATGTCAGTGAGCCCATGACAGAGAGTGATGCAG GAGGGGAGCAGCACATGACCCAGTTCTTCCGAGGAAACCTCGCAGGGTTGATGATTCGTTCTGGCAAGCTAGAAAGCAAGAAGGTGATTGATTGTTTGTATACCTGTAAAGAGGGCCTGGAATTCCCACCTGCGGAGGGAGTTGGTAAAGGCATCAAG attaaccTAAGTCCCAGCCAGTCTACTTTGACACTGGAAGGAGATGATATTGACCGATTTGACCAAGCAATGCAACATATTTCCTACTTAAATTCTCGCCAGTTCCCCACCCCTGGTATCAGACGTCTTAAGATCACAACTACAGTGAA GTGCTTTAATGAGGAGACTTGTATCAGCGTCCCTGATGTTGACGGCTACGTCATGGTGCTACAGCCAGAGGAGCCCAAAATCAGTGTCAGTGGCATTGACCATTTTGCCCGTTCTGCATCTGAGTTTGAGAGCACAGAAGGGGTGACCCTGTTCCCTGAGCTGCGGATTATCAGTACCATCACACGTGAGGTGGAGGCAGAGGGAGAAGGAGATGAGGACCCTACAG TGCAAGAGTCTTTGGTGTCAGAGGAAATCATGCACAACTTGGACACGTGTGAGATTAGCGTGGTGGGGGAGGCCTTGAATCCTGACCAAGAGAGTCTCCAGCTGGACCTGACCCACCTGCAGCAGAAGGGGATGGAGATGAGTTCTTCCAGTCAAGGCATTGTTATCACAG GTGTTGATACGATGGCGAATTACGAAGAGGTGCTACATCTGATCCGTTACAGGAACTGGAATACAGTCTCTCTATTTGACAGAAAATTTAAAGTGGTTTGTTCTGAACTGAATGGGCGTTACAGCAGCAATGAATTCCAGGTGGAG GTGAATGTGATCCACACTGCCAGCCCCCCAGAGGCTCCAAATCATATAATATCAGAGGCTTTGTTTGTTCCATCCCGGCATCAGTCTCCGGATCTGCTGGGTCATAACCCTGCCAGCACACACTCAGCATCAG TGGTTCCTAGTGCTGCCACCATCGTCATTGTAGTTTGTGTCAGTTTCCTCGTCTTCATGATCATTCTGGGAGTGTTTCGTATTCGTGCCGCCCATCAGCGCACCATGCGTGACCAAGAGGGTGGCAAAGAGAATGAAATGGATTGGGATGACTCCGCTCTTACTATCACTGTGAACCCCATGGAG ACCTATGAAGACCAACACAGcagtgaggaggaagaggaggatgatgatgatgaggacaGTGAAGATGGAGAAGATGACGATATAACCAGTGCTGAatctgagagcagtgaggaagaaGAAGGCGAGCAGGAGGAGGACCAGCAGAATGTCAACCGGCAGCAGCAGCTGGAGTGGGACGACTCCACTCTGACCTATTGA
- the CLSTN1 gene encoding calsyntenin-1 isoform X4 produces the protein MPGMWRCSPACLLLVTGLVCGALATRVNKHKPWIETTYHGIVTENDNAVLLDPPLIALDKDAPLRYAGEICGFKIHDQDVPFEAMVVDKSTGEGVIRSTEKLDCELQKDYTFTIQAYDCGKGPDGSNAKKSHKATVHIQVNDVNEYAPVFKEKSYKATVIEGKKYDNILKVEAVDADCSPQFSQICSYEIVTPDVPFTIDKDGYIKNTEKLNYGKERQYKLTVTAYDCGKKRATEDILVKISIKPTCKASWQGWSKRIEYEPGTGSLALFPGMHLETCDEPITSIQATVQLETSHIGKGCDRDTYSEKSIHRLCGASSSTAELLPPPSTAANWTQGLSTDNGHDSDQVFEFNGTQAVKVPDGIVTADLKEPFVISVWMRHGPGGRDKETILCNSDKTDMNRHHYSLYIHNCKLGFLFRQEPTEEKSYKPAEFHWKLNQACDKEWHHYVLTVDFPTVTLYVDGVSYDPFTVTEDYPLHPTKLDTQLVVGACWQGGEQHMTQFFRGNLAGLMIRSGKLESKKVIDCLYTCKEGLEFPPAEGVGKGIKINLSPSQSTLTLEGDDIDRFDQAMQHISYLNSRQFPTPGIRRLKITTTVKCFNEETCISVPDVDGYVMVLQPEEPKISVSGIDHFARSASEFESTEGVTLFPELRIISTITREVEAEGEGDEDPTVQESLVSEEIMHNLDTCEISVVGEALNPDQESLQLDLTHLQQKGMEMSSSSQGIVITGVDTMANYEEVLHLIRYRNWNTVSLFDRKFKVVCSELNGRYSSNEFQVEVNVIHTASPPEAPNHIISEALFVPSRHQSPDLLGHNPASTHSASVVPSAATIVIVVCVSFLVFMIILGVFRIRAAHQRTMRDQEGGKENEMDWDDSALTITVNPMETYEDQHSSEEEEEDDDDEDSEDGEDDDITSAESESSEEEEGEQEEDQQNVNRQQQLEWDDSTLTY, from the exons GTGAGATCTGTGGTTTTAAAATTCATGACCAAGATGTACCGTTCGAGGCCATGGTGGTGGACAAATCCACTGGTGAGGGCGTGATTCGTTCCACGGAGAAATTAGACTGCGAATTGCAGAAAGATTACACCTTTACAATTCAAGCCTACGATTGCGGAAAAGGACCAGATGGCTCAAATGCAAAAAAATCTCACAA GGCAACCGTGCATATCCAAGTGAATGACGTGAACGAATATGCTCCGGTGTTTAAAGAGAAGTCCTACAAAGCAACAGTCATCGAGGGCAAAAAATATGACAATATTTTGAAGGTAGAAGCTGTGGATGCTGACTGCTCCCCCCAGTTCAGCCAGATCTGCAGCTATGAAATTGTGACACCTGATGTTCCCTTCACTATTGACAAAGATG GTTATATCAAGAACACAGAGAAGCTGAATTATGGAAAAGAACGTCAATATAAGCTCACAGTCACTGCCTATGACTGCGGGAAGAAAAGGGCCACTGAGGATATATTGGTCAAGATCAGCATTAAACCAACTTGTAAAGCAAGTTGGCAAG GTTGGAGTAAAAGGATAGAGTATGAACCTGGTACTGGATCATTGGCACTGTTCCCTGGAATGCATCTGGAGACATGTGATGAGCCCATCACTTCCATTCAAGCCACCGTACAACTGGAAACCAGTCACATTGGCAAAGGGTGCGACCGAGATACCTATTCTGAGAAATCTATTCACAGACTATGTG GGGCCTCATCCAGCACTGCTGAGCTGCTGCCACCTCCCAGTACCGCTGCCAACTGGACCCAGGGGCTGTCCACCGATAACGGCCATGACAGTGACCAGGTGTTTGAGTTTAATGGTACCCAAGCTGTCAAGGTTCCTGATGGTATTGTAACTGCTGACCTGAAAGAGCCATTTGTCATATCTGTGTGGATGAGGCATGGACCAGGAGGGCGAGACAAGGAAACAATCCTTTGTAATTCTGACAAGACAG ACATGAATCGACACCATTACTCTCTCTACATCCACAACTGCAAACTGGGATTCCTGTTCCGACAAGAACCTACAGAAGAGAAATCCTATAAACCCGCAGAGTTCCACTGGAAGTTGAATCAG GCCTGTGACAAGGAATGGCATCACTATGTCCTAACTGTTGACTTTCCCACTGTCACTCTCTATGTTGATGGCGTTTCATATGACCCCTTTACGGTGACTGAGGATTACCCACTACATCCTACAAAGCTGGACACCCAACTGGTGGTCGGTGCTTGCTGGCAAG GAGGGGAGCAGCACATGACCCAGTTCTTCCGAGGAAACCTCGCAGGGTTGATGATTCGTTCTGGCAAGCTAGAAAGCAAGAAGGTGATTGATTGTTTGTATACCTGTAAAGAGGGCCTGGAATTCCCACCTGCGGAGGGAGTTGGTAAAGGCATCAAG attaaccTAAGTCCCAGCCAGTCTACTTTGACACTGGAAGGAGATGATATTGACCGATTTGACCAAGCAATGCAACATATTTCCTACTTAAATTCTCGCCAGTTCCCCACCCCTGGTATCAGACGTCTTAAGATCACAACTACAGTGAA GTGCTTTAATGAGGAGACTTGTATCAGCGTCCCTGATGTTGACGGCTACGTCATGGTGCTACAGCCAGAGGAGCCCAAAATCAGTGTCAGTGGCATTGACCATTTTGCCCGTTCTGCATCTGAGTTTGAGAGCACAGAAGGGGTGACCCTGTTCCCTGAGCTGCGGATTATCAGTACCATCACACGTGAGGTGGAGGCAGAGGGAGAAGGAGATGAGGACCCTACAG TGCAAGAGTCTTTGGTGTCAGAGGAAATCATGCACAACTTGGACACGTGTGAGATTAGCGTGGTGGGGGAGGCCTTGAATCCTGACCAAGAGAGTCTCCAGCTGGACCTGACCCACCTGCAGCAGAAGGGGATGGAGATGAGTTCTTCCAGTCAAGGCATTGTTATCACAG GTGTTGATACGATGGCGAATTACGAAGAGGTGCTACATCTGATCCGTTACAGGAACTGGAATACAGTCTCTCTATTTGACAGAAAATTTAAAGTGGTTTGTTCTGAACTGAATGGGCGTTACAGCAGCAATGAATTCCAGGTGGAG GTGAATGTGATCCACACTGCCAGCCCCCCAGAGGCTCCAAATCATATAATATCAGAGGCTTTGTTTGTTCCATCCCGGCATCAGTCTCCGGATCTGCTGGGTCATAACCCTGCCAGCACACACTCAGCATCAG TGGTTCCTAGTGCTGCCACCATCGTCATTGTAGTTTGTGTCAGTTTCCTCGTCTTCATGATCATTCTGGGAGTGTTTCGTATTCGTGCCGCCCATCAGCGCACCATGCGTGACCAAGAGGGTGGCAAAGAGAATGAAATGGATTGGGATGACTCCGCTCTTACTATCACTGTGAACCCCATGGAG ACCTATGAAGACCAACACAGcagtgaggaggaagaggaggatgatgatgatgaggacaGTGAAGATGGAGAAGATGACGATATAACCAGTGCTGAatctgagagcagtgaggaagaaGAAGGCGAGCAGGAGGAGGACCAGCAGAATGTCAACCGGCAGCAGCAGCTGGAGTGGGACGACTCCACTCTGACCTATTGA